From the Natrarchaeobaculum aegyptiacum genome, one window contains:
- a CDS encoding SDR family oxidoreductase has product MSTLDGDVIVVTGASRGLGRAMAERFSAERARVTLTARDDDRLEAVASELPGDSLVEPADVRDSEAVERVVDRTLEEFGRIDTLVNNAGVSLLGMTDERTELVEVSDEDWETILEVNLTGVFYFTRAALPHMYEQGHGTVLNVSSGLGRRAIAGAGPYVSSKWGLEGLTRTTALEAEDRGVTVNALDPGGRVNTDIWAHLPAEEREQILQPDVMNDAAVLLAAQGPDGVTGESMTAQEWERQLG; this is encoded by the coding sequence ATGTCAACGCTCGACGGGGACGTGATCGTGGTCACCGGTGCGAGTCGTGGACTGGGGCGCGCGATGGCCGAACGGTTTTCGGCCGAGAGAGCCCGCGTGACGCTCACCGCACGTGACGATGACCGACTCGAGGCCGTCGCCAGCGAGCTCCCGGGCGACTCGCTCGTCGAACCGGCCGACGTTCGCGACAGTGAGGCAGTCGAGCGCGTCGTCGACCGGACGCTCGAGGAGTTTGGCCGGATCGACACGCTCGTCAACAACGCGGGCGTGAGCCTGCTCGGTATGACCGACGAGCGCACCGAACTCGTCGAGGTAAGCGACGAGGACTGGGAAACGATCCTCGAGGTGAACCTCACTGGCGTCTTCTACTTTACCCGCGCGGCGTTGCCCCACATGTACGAGCAGGGTCATGGAACCGTGCTCAACGTCTCCTCGGGACTCGGCCGGCGCGCGATCGCGGGTGCCGGGCCGTACGTCAGTTCAAAGTGGGGGCTCGAGGGGCTAACCCGGACGACCGCGCTCGAGGCCGAAGATCGGGGCGTCACGGTCAACGCGCTCGATCCCGGCGGCCGCGTCAACACCGACATCTGGGCGCACCTCCCGGCAGAAGAACGCGAGCAAATCCTCCAGCCCGACGTGATGAACGACGCCGCGGTCCTGCTCGCCGCGCAGGGACCAGACGGCGTCACCGGCGAGTCGATGACGGCACAGGAGTGGGAGCGACAGCTGGGGTGA